A part of Quatrionicoccus australiensis genomic DNA contains:
- a CDS encoding carbon-nitrogen hydrolase family protein — protein sequence MKQNCRIAALQMVSGPRVGDNLETAGRLIAEAVDQGAQMVALPEYFPIIGAADADRVRARETYGNGPIQDWLAATAARHDVWIFAGSIPLTATQPHQMRNSSLVFNDGGDCVARYDKIHLFGFKKGDESYNEAATIEPGNTPVAVDTPFGRVALSICYDLRFPELYRSLGPVDLILMPAAFTDTTGRAHWEILLRARAIENQCYLLAVGQGGRHENGRVTHGNSMIVDPWGEILDRKMKGPGVVIADLDHARIAEIRESLPALAHRIL from the coding sequence ATGAAGCAGAACTGCCGTATTGCCGCCCTGCAGATGGTGTCCGGACCGCGCGTCGGCGACAACCTGGAAACCGCCGGCCGGCTGATTGCCGAAGCCGTCGATCAGGGCGCGCAGATGGTCGCCCTGCCCGAGTATTTTCCGATCATCGGTGCGGCCGACGCCGACCGTGTGCGCGCCCGCGAAACTTACGGCAACGGGCCGATCCAGGACTGGCTGGCGGCGACCGCGGCACGTCACGATGTGTGGATTTTTGCCGGTTCCATCCCGTTGACCGCCACGCAGCCGCACCAGATGCGCAACAGTTCGCTGGTCTTCAATGACGGCGGCGACTGCGTCGCGCGCTACGACAAGATCCACCTGTTCGGCTTCAAGAAGGGCGACGAGTCCTACAACGAAGCTGCCACCATCGAGCCGGGCAACACGCCGGTCGCGGTTGATACGCCGTTCGGCCGTGTCGCGCTCTCGATCTGCTACGACCTGCGCTTCCCCGAGCTCTACCGCTCGCTCGGCCCGGTCGACCTGATCCTGATGCCGGCCGCCTTCACCGACACCACCGGCCGTGCCCACTGGGAAATCCTGCTGCGCGCGCGTGCCATCGAGAACCAATGCTACCTGCTCGCGGTCGGACAGGGCGGGCGCCATGAAAACGGACGCGTCACGCACGGCAACAGCATGATCGTCGACCCCTGGGGCGAGATCCTCGACCGCAAGATGAAAGGGCCGGGCGTCGTCATTGCCGACCTCGACCACGCCCGTATCGCCGAAATCCGCGAGAGCCTGCCGGCGCTCGCCCACCGTATTCTCTGA